One genomic window of Penaeus chinensis breed Huanghai No. 1 chromosome 35, ASM1920278v2, whole genome shotgun sequence includes the following:
- the LOC125044263 gene encoding uncharacterized protein LOC125044263 has product MQRKILVVEAVVVVMLSLTVSMATSYKVGFGGCPPVNPMKNFQPAEFQGIWYAIEMFSTNSKCVSLTFHRLGKNDFKVTEGREFVAAQVVGIDHSFKTKGIYNSRAPLEPAKFHARWSNNIFGAAEAIIVDTDYWQYAVIVECQSVMYFMKRTSAMILSRRRDLDMRVLNQVKRDLCDGYGFDCKDFGTIDHNRCASTQREPERKDVARASPLNKPKPLRMFPMPEVVRTTPSTKIKHRTFRPVTQKPTMAPTTPRVYGKLQKWCLDFFC; this is encoded by the exons TCTTACAAAGTGGGGTTTGGGGGATGTCCCCCTGTCAACCCCATGAAGAATTTCCAACCGGCTGAG TTCCAGGGAATTTGGTACGCGATCGAGATGTTCAGCACGAACAGCAAGTGTGTTAGTTTGACCTTTCACCGCTTGGGCAAGAACGACTTCAAGGTCACGGAGGGCAGGGAGTTCGTCGCCGCACAGGTCGTCGGGATTGACCACTCCTTCAAGACCAAGGGTATTTACAACTCGAGGGCGCCGCTCGAACCTGCCAAGTTCCACGCCAGGTGGTCCAATA ACATCTTCGGAGCAGCAGAGGCCATCATCGTAGACACGGACTATTGGCAGTACGCTGTGATCGTGGAGTGCCAGTCCGTCatgtactttatgaagcgaacgTCCGCCATGATCCTCAGCCGCAGAAGGGACCTCGATATGCGCGTCCTCAACCAG GTAAAGCGAGATCTCTGCGACGGGTATGGCTTCGACTGCAAGGACTTTGGGACAATCGACCACAACCGCTGCGCAAGCACCCAGCGTGAACCCGAGAGGAAGGACGTCGCCAGGGCCAGTCCCCTCAACAAGCCGAAGCCCTTGAGGATGTTCCCGATGCCCGAGGTGGTCAGGACAACGCCCTCGACGAAGATCAAGCATCGCACCTTCCGCCCGGTCACGCAGAAGCCGACGATGGCCCCGACCACCCCCAGGGTCTATGGAAAGCTGCAGAAGTGGTGCCTCGACTTCTTCTGCTAA
- the LOC125044499 gene encoding uncharacterized protein LOC125044499 isoform X1, with protein MVRFCGLNISERAGCGAVGISNLVLNLTNFIGFLVMTIKGYDHVTWAVAISTGIGFLINFSLCWGLMKRNPHQLIAWTTLTAMTSLLNSVLGVVVIYKKVSVAWGSVVIAASVVNFVAVSFVQSVVYEMMRASD; from the exons ATGGTGAGATTCTGCGGCCTCAATATTTCCGAGAGAGCGGGATGCGGCGCCGTCGGCATTTCAAACTTG GTACTTAACCTGACTAACTTCATCGGATTTTTGGTCATGACAATAAAGG GTTATGATCACGTGACCTGGGCGGTTGCCATATCAACTGGAATCGGATTTCTAATCAACTTCTCCCTCTGTTGGGGACTGATGAAG AGGAATCCGCACCAGCTCATCGCCTGGACGACCCTGACCGCGATGACCTCCCTCCTCAACTCAGTCCTCGGAGTCGTCGTCATCTACAAGAAGGTCAGCGTCGCCTGGGGCAGCGTGGTCATCGCCGCGTCGGTCGTCAACTTCGTGGCCGTGTCCTTTGTGCAGTCCGTGGTGTacgag ATGATGCGAGCTTCCGACTAA
- the LOC125044349 gene encoding apolipoprotein D-like: protein MDEFTRTFLAYKTVNMYALVILLGAVVGVANSHSFEWGSCKKVNPVANFQAGQFTGKWYVIEIFSTTSDCMTMYFNLTDDGSFKVTETREFHPLEAIGLDHRFSNVGTLKKVDGWEPGRYKVTWPGDSDFFGSFGSREGIILDTDYTKAAVLMECQNFSLFKRISVVILSRTESLDSSTVTQIKKDLEELGYDVDDFDKIDHSTCSSAPDFDVGLDEDGTFSLDGTPLNIPAIPNVGELPADVIPDINEVLTSRKRR from the exons ATGGATGAATTTACACGAACATTCCTCGCCTACAAGACAGTAAACATGTACGCGCTCGTGATCCTGCTGGGGGCGGTGGTGGGCGTGGCGAACTCGCACTCCTTTGAGTGGGGAAGCTGCAAGAAGGTCAATCCGGTCGCGAACTTCCAGGCAGGTCAg TTCACCGGCAAGTGGTACGTCATCGAGATCTTCAGCACCACCAGCGACTGCATGACCATGTACTTCAACCTCACCGACGACGGCAGCTTCAAGGTCACCGAAACCAGGGAATTCCACCCGTTGGAAGCGATCGGTCTGGATCACAGGTTCTCCAACGTCGGGACACTGAAGAAGGTGGACGGATGGGAACCAGGCCGGTATAAGGTGACTTGGCCGGGGGACTCTGACTTCTTCG GCAGCTTTGGCTCGAGAGAAGGAATCATCCTGGACACCGACTACACCAAGGCCGCCGTACTAATGGAGTGTCAGAACTTCTCACTCTTCAAAAGGATCTCGGTTGTCATTTTGAGCAGGACGGAATCCCTCGATAGCTCCACCGTCACGCAG ATCAAAAAGGACCTGGAAGAGTTAGGCTACGATGTCGATGATTTCGACAAGATCGACCACAGTACCTGCAGCTCCGCTCCAGACTTCGATGTCGGCCTCGACGAAGATGGCACGTTCAGCCTCGATGGCACTCCTTTGAACATCCCTGCCATCCCTAATGTCGGGGAGCTGCCTGCCGATGTCATCCCCGACATCAATGAAGTCCTTACTTCCCGTAAGAGACGGTGA
- the LOC125044499 gene encoding uncharacterized protein LOC125044499 isoform X2, giving the protein MRRRRHFKLGYDHVTWAVAISTGIGFLINFSLCWGLMKRNPHQLIAWTTLTAMTSLLNSVLGVVVIYKKVSVAWGSVVIAASVVNFVAVSFVQSVVYEMMRASD; this is encoded by the exons ATGCGGCGCCGTCGGCATTTCAAACTTG GTTATGATCACGTGACCTGGGCGGTTGCCATATCAACTGGAATCGGATTTCTAATCAACTTCTCCCTCTGTTGGGGACTGATGAAG AGGAATCCGCACCAGCTCATCGCCTGGACGACCCTGACCGCGATGACCTCCCTCCTCAACTCAGTCCTCGGAGTCGTCGTCATCTACAAGAAGGTCAGCGTCGCCTGGGGCAGCGTGGTCATCGCCGCGTCGGTCGTCAACTTCGTGGCCGTGTCCTTTGTGCAGTCCGTGGTGTacgag ATGATGCGAGCTTCCGACTAA